The Schistocerca americana isolate TAMUIC-IGC-003095 chromosome 5, iqSchAmer2.1, whole genome shotgun sequence genome includes a window with the following:
- the LOC124615529 gene encoding 3-oxoacyl-[acyl-carrier-protein] reductase FabG-like isoform X1 → MALLDMAFSGKVVLITGASSGIGAATAIHLSRLGASLSLTGRNEENLKKVAKSCEVLPEHPQPFLQTGDITNENDTKNIVEATLKHYGKLDVLVNNAGIIETGSIENTSLDQYDRIFNTNVRSMYHITMLAVPHLIKTKGSIVNVSSVNGIRSFPGVLAYNMSKAAVDQFTRCIALELAAKQVRVNSVNPGVTLTELQKRGGLDEEAYSKFLERSKETHALGRVGKPEEVAEAIAFLAGDTASFITGASLPVDGGRHAMGVR, encoded by the coding sequence acATGGCATTCAGTGGCAAAGTGGTTTTAATTACAGGTGCTAGTTCTGGAATTGGTGCAGCGACAGCAATACACTTATCACGGCTTGGAGCTTCTCTTTCTTTAACAGGCCGAAATGAGGAAAACCTGAAAAAAGTGGCAAAGTCCTGTGAGGTTCTTCCTGAGCATCCTCAACCATTTTTGCAGACTGGGGACATCACCAATGAAAATGATACAAAAAATATTGTAGAAGCAACATTAAAACATTACGGCAAACTTGATGTTTTAGTGAATAATGCTGGTATTATAGAGACTGGAAGTATTGAGAATACATCATTAGATCAATATGACCGAATCTTCAATACAAATGTTAGGTCTATGTACCACATTACTATGTTAGCAGTTCCCCATCTTATAAAAACAAAAGGCAGTATAGTCAATGTATCAAGTGTGAATGGTATACGATCATTTCCTGGAGTACTGGCATACAATATGTCTAAAGCTGCAGTGGATCAGTTTACAAGGTGTATTGCTTTGGAATTGGCAGCCAAACAGGTTCGTGTTAACAGTGTCAATCCTGGAGTGACACTAACAGAGCTGCAGAAACGGGGTGGTTTGGATGAAGAAGCTTACTCAAAATTTTTAGAACGTAGCAAAGAAACACATGCTCTTGGTCGTGTAGGGAAACCTGAGGAAGTGGCTGAAGCAATAGCTTTCCTAGCCGGTGATACTGCAAGCTTTATTACTGGTGCAAGTTTGCCCGTGGATGGAGGCCGTCATGCTATGGGTGTACGATAA
- the LOC124615529 gene encoding 3-oxoacyl-[acyl-carrier-protein] reductase FabG-like isoform X2, with protein sequence MAFSGKVVLITGASSGIGAATAIHLSRLGASLSLTGRNEENLKKVAKSCEVLPEHPQPFLQTGDITNENDTKNIVEATLKHYGKLDVLVNNAGIIETGSIENTSLDQYDRIFNTNVRSMYHITMLAVPHLIKTKGSIVNVSSVNGIRSFPGVLAYNMSKAAVDQFTRCIALELAAKQVRVNSVNPGVTLTELQKRGGLDEEAYSKFLERSKETHALGRVGKPEEVAEAIAFLAGDTASFITGASLPVDGGRHAMGVR encoded by the coding sequence ATGGCATTCAGTGGCAAAGTGGTTTTAATTACAGGTGCTAGTTCTGGAATTGGTGCAGCGACAGCAATACACTTATCACGGCTTGGAGCTTCTCTTTCTTTAACAGGCCGAAATGAGGAAAACCTGAAAAAAGTGGCAAAGTCCTGTGAGGTTCTTCCTGAGCATCCTCAACCATTTTTGCAGACTGGGGACATCACCAATGAAAATGATACAAAAAATATTGTAGAAGCAACATTAAAACATTACGGCAAACTTGATGTTTTAGTGAATAATGCTGGTATTATAGAGACTGGAAGTATTGAGAATACATCATTAGATCAATATGACCGAATCTTCAATACAAATGTTAGGTCTATGTACCACATTACTATGTTAGCAGTTCCCCATCTTATAAAAACAAAAGGCAGTATAGTCAATGTATCAAGTGTGAATGGTATACGATCATTTCCTGGAGTACTGGCATACAATATGTCTAAAGCTGCAGTGGATCAGTTTACAAGGTGTATTGCTTTGGAATTGGCAGCCAAACAGGTTCGTGTTAACAGTGTCAATCCTGGAGTGACACTAACAGAGCTGCAGAAACGGGGTGGTTTGGATGAAGAAGCTTACTCAAAATTTTTAGAACGTAGCAAAGAAACACATGCTCTTGGTCGTGTAGGGAAACCTGAGGAAGTGGCTGAAGCAATAGCTTTCCTAGCCGGTGATACTGCAAGCTTTATTACTGGTGCAAGTTTGCCCGTGGATGGAGGCCGTCATGCTATGGGTGTACGATAA